One window of Nicotiana tomentosiformis chromosome 11, ASM39032v3, whole genome shotgun sequence genomic DNA carries:
- the LOC104107783 gene encoding xyloglucan endotransglucosylase/hydrolase protein 24-like: MASLLVQCLNFLALCSLQYHILASSNFNQDFDVTWGDGRAKVLNNGKLLTLSLDKASGSGIQSKREYLFGRIDMQLKLVRENSAGTVTTYYLSSQGATHDEIDFEFLGNLSGDPYIIHTNVYTQGKGDKEQQFYLWFDPTAGFHTYSILWNPQTIIFYVDGTPIRVFKNMKSSGVPYPTNQPMRVYASLWNADDWATRGGLIKTDWSKAPFIASFRNFKANACVWEFGKSSCNSSTNSTKPWFFQELDSTSQARLQWVQKNYMVYNYCTDIKRFPQGLPQECNFNSTTS; encoded by the exons ATGGCTTCTTTGTTAGTTCAATGTTTGAATTTTCTTGCCTTATGCTCTTTGCAATATCATATCTTGGCTTCTAGTAATTTTAATCAAGATTTTGATGTTACATGGGGAGATGGTAGGGCAAAGGTTCTCAACAATGGAAAACTTCTTACCCTCTCTCTTGACAAAGCCTCTGGTTCTGGTATTCAATCCAAGAGAGagtatttatttggaaggatcgATATGCAGTTGAAACTCGTACGTGAAAACTCAGCCGGCACAGTTACTACATATTAT TTATCATCACAAGGGGCAACACACGATGAGATAGATTTCGAATTCTTGGGAAATCTTAGTGGTGATCCATATATTATTCATACAAATGTTTACACTCAAGGCAAAGGTGACAAAGAACAACAGTTCTACTTATGGTTTGATCCCACTGCTGGTTTTCATACCTACTCCATTCTTTGGAACCCCCAAACAATTAT ATTTTATGTGGATGGTACACCAATAAGAGTGTTCAAGAACATGAAGTCAAGTGGGGTACCCTACCCAACCAACCAACCTATGAGGGTATATGCAAGTCTATGGAATGCAGATGATTGGGCTACTAGGGGTGGCCTTATTAAAACAGATTGGTCCAAAGCTCCATTTATAGCTtcttttagaaatttcaaagcCAATGCTTGTGTTTGGGAATTTGGAAAATCATCATGCAATAGTAGCACAAATTCCACAAAGCCATGGTTTTTTCAAGAACTTGATTCCACAAGCCAAGCTAGGTTACAATGGGTGCAGAAAAATTATATGGTTTATAATTATTGTACTGATATTAAAAGGTTTCCTCAAGGTCTTCCTCAAGAATGCAATTTCAACTCCACGActagttaa